The Dioscorea cayenensis subsp. rotundata cultivar TDr96_F1 chromosome 8, TDr96_F1_v2_PseudoChromosome.rev07_lg8_w22 25.fasta, whole genome shotgun sequence genome segment GTCCCCTCTTCTTTTTCTACTTACTTCCCAGACCCTTTCTGCAATTCTCAATAAAGCCATGAACTTAAACTTGGTCCCTGGATTCTCCTGTAACCTAAGTAGAAATTTCAATCACCTGATGTTTGCCGATGACCTCATCTTTATCACGAGGGCCTCTAGGAAAGCAGCCAAGAATTGTCTCCTCTGCCTCAATATCTATCACAATTTAACGGGCCAGAAaccaaatccttccaaatctgCTATCTACCTACCCTCTTGGTGCAACAAGAAAATTGCTCGTTTAATCTCTAAAATTCTTGGCTTTAAGAAAGGACACTTTCCTTTCTCTTACCTTGGTGTTCCTATATCCCCGAAAAATCTTTTGGTTAgacaacttgatttttttaccaaaaagaGTCCATCAGGACATTAATCATTGGAATCACTCAAACCTCTCCTTAGCTGGTCGTTCGGTTTTGCTTAATAGTACTATCTTTGCAATTCCAAATTATTTTCTATCAGTCATGAATCTTCCTCTTTCTATTCTTGACTCTATTTCTAGAATTGGTAGGATTTTTCTTTGGAGTAATGGCGGCAATAATCCCGGTTTCCATTCTGTTGGCTGGTCCCTTACTACCCAAAAAAAAACTGAGGGAGGACTCGGTATTAGAAATCTCAGACTGGTCCAACACTTGCTTATGGCCAAACACATCTTTGCTATTATGAATTCggaaaacaaaatttggattgatatttttaaaagcaaatatGGAAACTGGCACCCTTGGCAGCATAACAGATCTTCTCAATCCTCTTGGTTCTTCAAATCCATTTGCAATTCTGCAAACTTTCTCAAAACAAATTTTTCTATCTCTTTTGTTAATCTTGACGGCTTAGATTGGATAAGGGATCCATGGTTTTTGGACTTGCCCATATCCCATAAGCCAACATATTTGAATATGATCCTTGATTTGGATAATGTTCATTTCAAAGATTTTTTGAGGAATAATTCTCTATGCAATGATTATCTGATTATGATGTTTTTAGATTCTGTGAACCTGGACCGTTGCAAAACCCTGAAACTAGAAGCCCACGGCCCATCTCGATGGGTTTGGGCCTCCACAAATCACATGGCTACCATTTCCTCCTCAGTATATGATCATATTATCTCTTCTGAAGATTCTGGGGCTCTTTGGAGTGGATGGAAACAAATTTGGAAACTCTTTGTCATTCCATGTGTGAAAACATTCATTTGGAAAATGGCCCATGGCAAGCTTACCACGGGCGCTTATCTTTACACCCTGAACATTGGACCTTATGTAAAATGCTATTTCTGTGATTTGGAAGAGGATTCCATTGATCACTCTATTTGGCGGTGCTCCAAAGTTAAACATATTTGGGATTCTATCCTTGCTATGATGAACATCAATTCTCCTGATTTCCAATTTCTGAGCTCGGGTAGCTGGTTAACTCTCAAGACCCACAACAGAatggaaaatttcaaaaccaaaGCCCTTATTGCTTCTACAGCTTGGCTTATTTGGAAGGAAAGATGCAACTGCATTTTTCAAAACCTCACTCCAAAACTTGGAAACATTCTTACCAGAGCAAATGCCTATTGTGAGGATTTCTTCTCTGCATCCGGCAAAAACCATAGGGAGCTTCTTCGACTTAATTCTACTTCAAATTCAATTTTCATATACACAGATGCCTCTTGGAGAAACATTTCTCAATGTGCTGGTCTTGGTTTTATTATCATTACTAACCCGGGGAAAATCTTATTGGCAGGTGCTCTGGGTGCTCATCATGACTCTCCAATCAATGCAGAACTTGATGCTATTTGTCATGCTTTATCCATCTGCAGAGAGAGAAGCTGGTTTCCAAATCGAATTTTCACTGATTCCCCGGGTGCTGCGAAGTTGGCTCAAAATCCTCACCCTTGCATTGCTTGGCAGTCCACTGGGATGATTATCAAGCTGCGAAACATCCTCCATGATTTCCAAAATATTTGCGTATCAACCATTCCTAGAGATGAAAACTTGCTTGCTAATGAGTTGGTTGTTTTTGGGAGAATCAATCCACATTTATCTCTCTTCTTCAGGGGCATGGATCGCCCAAATTGGTTGGAAGAAATATGCTCTTGTCTCAATCTTAGTTTTTGAATCCTGTTTtagttctctttttctttttttctagcTTTCAGCTCTTTtgttccaaaaataataataataataataataagggtaaattacaagattagtcactaaactatccaccagttcctattttggtcactaaacaaaaaaaaaattctattttggtcactaaccTTTTAAATTGCTTCCAATTTGGTCACTGACGCCAATGCCGTTAACGGCGAGCTGACGTGGCTTAGCCATGTCAGCGAACTTAACCACGTCAGCACTGCTCTTTAAAAAcgtgtcttctttctttttcccctttccctttcccttttctttcttcttccttgccCTCAGTCCTGTAATGGGAATTCCCGTGAGATCAACATGTGGTAGATTTGAGTTGCAGTTTCCAGTAATGGCCGAAAGCTATCAGATATTGATCATTGTCTCTTCTTTTATTGTGCAGAGAAAATGATGATTCATCAATGGGGAATCGATGGGCTTGTGATAATCCATCTGAATGAGACCTGCAGTATGAAAACAACACCATCTATTTCTAAAAACAACAGAAACCAATGAATGCTTAATCCTTGTTTATTGTGCTTCACAAATTCAATGAACAACTTGCACCTCCCTGAGAACACACACACAAgtacttaaaaattaatttttggccaaacaaaaacaagaaaaaaaaacacaatacatGTAGAATGTCATTATGTAGAATAAGCAACACAGAATGTCATTATATTTTAGTAatacacagaattccaagatgATACAGAATAACCAACACATAATTCTACAGATGATACAGAATAACCAACACGGATATGCATATAAACTGGTAATTTTGCAGATGATACAAAATAAGCAACATAGTCATCTGGTAATAACATAATGACATTCAGAATTCTACAGATAATCTAGTAATTCTGCATatgatacaaaaaataattgttttgcATGGTAAACTTACATCAGGCATCCATCtgcaggagaagaagaaagaaacgggcaaggagaagaagaaagaaaagggaaaggggaagaagaaagaagacacGTTTTTAAATAGCAGTGCTGATGTGGTTAAGTTCGCTGACATGGCTAAGCCACGTCAGCTCGCCGTTAACGGCGTTGGCGTCAGTGACCAAATTGGTAACAATTTAAAAagttagtgaccaaaatagaattttttttttttgtttagtgaccaaaataggaattgGTGGATAGTTTAGTtactaattttgtaatttaccctaataataataatagaagtgtatagttatatattttcCCACTTCTACATGGGTTGCCCATCTAATGCTTTACTGTTCTGTATTACTGTAAGAGTTAAATGTAATCTGGAATGAACTCAATCCTGAAAGTGCTGATCTTTTGAATTTTAGTAAGACTGAATTTATAAACTGATATTCGTGACATGTCTTAGTTGCTTACTATTCAAGTGGGTTCCTCTAAGACCTGAATCCTTGCTATATATAGCTGCAAACTTTTATAATCTTAATGAGTCATCCATTTTCCAGTGCTTGGTGGAATAGTCTGAGAAAATATCATGTGTTCAATGGTGCCTTTAATTTCTGGTTCTGTAGGGTAGTCTGATGATACTGACACTGCaccgatttttatttttagaggcACATTGATAGAGGTGTTTTTAAAAACCGGCTCCATGAgtgaaattaagaaaaaaaaaatatcccagTTTTAGAGCCGGTTTAAGATAACCGCATGAAAAAGTTGGATTTTATTCAGGATGTTCTCTGGCCTTCTTTGTTTGCTCGAGCGGTGACCCTGGGGAGACATCGCCCTAATCGTAGCCATTCTTCATTTGCTCAAGTAGAAACCCAAAGGAGAGGAGATATATATCAGGATCGTAAGTGCCACCACTCCCCCTCGccgaaaccctaaacctaatcCCCGATCCAGCTCCTCCTCCGGCTGTAGTGGTTGGTTCTCCCCGATCTCTTCGACCAAACCTCTTCTCTCACCCTTAACTATTGAgacgatgaagatgatgatgatgatgagactGAAACCCTAGTTCCTCCTCCTTCACTGGCTCATCACACACTTGATTCTTGATTTCTTCTCTCCAGACTTCCATGCAATAACAGAGATATGAATGAAGACAGAGCAGAGAAGGCGCATGGTGTCCTGGTGGCCGGAGAGGCAAATAATCTCCGGCAAGCATCTGAGCTAATGAAGTCCATTATCTCTTCCTCTTATTCCACCAAACTCTT includes the following:
- the LOC120266776 gene encoding uncharacterized protein LOC120266776, which gives rise to METGTLGSITDLLNPLDSVNLDRCKTLKLEAHGPSRWVWASTNHMATISSSVYDHIISSEDSGALWSGWKQIWKLFVIPCVKTFIWKMAHGKLTTGAYLYTLNIGPYVKCYFCDLEEDSIDHSIWRCSKVKHIWDSILAMMNINSPDFQFLSSGSWLTLKTHNRMENFKTKALIASTAWLIWKERCNCIFQNLTPKLGNILTRANAYCEDFFSASGKNHRELLRLNSTSNSIFIYTDASWRNISQCAGLGFIIITNPGKILLAGALGAHHDSPINAELDAICHALSICRERSWFPNRIFTDSPGAAKLAQNPHPCIAWQSTGMIIKLRNILHDFQNICVSTIPRDENLLANELVVFGRINPHLSLFFRGMDRPNWLEEICSCLNLSF